Proteins encoded in a region of the Macaca mulatta isolate MMU2019108-1 chromosome X, T2T-MMU8v2.0, whole genome shotgun sequence genome:
- the BCLAF3 gene encoding BCLAF1 and THRAP3 family member 3 isoform X9 has protein sequence MARSRSRSPRWKHRSLSPVPRNAEHYKQRHSHGHYGCEYRKDPKRPVAWRMDSEKHGQSKPRIPSRGNIYYQSYEHRSPSPNIRNSLENVYMYKPHRGYSPGRGDSNRRAQYMPKYSEGIPYKEHERNSYPQKVQGGYSPDDHRVRGSGKGGKPPQRSIADSFRFEGKWHEDELRHQRIQEEKYSQSTRRGSEDFETRSSFQKRYPEDRDFRKYGHTSKRPKDVERYESREPARNPKWKPEHSLPPYQEDTDQWNLGPQTYRHAEREHPETSSATKVSYDYRHKRPKLSDGDQDFSDGRTQKYCKEEDRKYSFQKGPVNRELDCFNTGRGRETQDGQVKEPFKPSKKDSIACTYPNKNDVDLRSSNDKRKEKIKKEGDCRKESNSSSNQLDKSQKLSDVKPSPINLRKKSLTVKVDVKKTVNTFRKSENFHPVFEHLDSTQNTENKPTGEFAQEIITIIHQVKANYFPSPGITLHERFSTMQDTHKADVNEITLNSDPEIHRRIDMSLAELQSKQAVIYESEQTLIKIIDPNDLRHDIERRRKERLQNEDEHIFHIASAAEREDQSSSFSKNYTTQRKDIITHKPFQVEGNRRNTRVRPFKEYTDVATGI, from the exons GTCTTTATCGCCAGTACCTAGAAATGCTGAACACTACAAGCAAAGACATTCTCACGGGCATTATGGCTGTGAATATAGGAAGGATCCAAAAAGACCCGTCGCTTGGAGAATGGACAGTGAGAAACATGGACAGAGTAAACCAAGGATTCCCTCTCGTGGAAATATATATTACCAGTCTTATGAACATAGATCACCTTCCCCTAACATAAGAAACtctttagaaaatgtttatatgtataaGCCTCACCGAGGATATTCGCCTGGAAGAGGGGACAGTAACAGGAGAGCTCAGTATATGCCCAAATACTCAGAGGGTATACCCTACAAAGAGCATGAGAGGAATTCTTATCCCCAGAAAGTGCAAGGAGGGTATAGTCCTGATGACCACAGAGTTAGAGGAAGTGGAAAAGGAGGGAAACCACCTCAGAGGTCAATAGCAGATTCTTTTAGATTTGAAGGAAAGTGGCATGAAGATGAGTTGAGGCACCAGAggatacaagaagaaaaatactcCCAGTCAACTAGAAGAGGCTCTGAAGACTTTGAGACAAGGAGCTCATTTCAGAAGAG GTATCCTGAGGATCGTGATTTCAGAAAATATGGACACACATCAAAAAGACCTAAAGACGTGGAGAGGTATGAAAGCAGAGAGCCTGCCAGGAATCCAAAGTGGAAGCCCGAGCATTCCCTCCCACCTTACCAAGAGGACACAGACCAGTGGAACCTTGGGCCCCAGACTTATCGACATGCTGAGAGGGAACACCCAGAGACCAGTTCAGCAACCAAAGTATCCTATGACTATCGTCACAAACGTCCTAAGCTCTCGGATGGGGACCAGGACTTTTCTGATGGGAGAACTCAGAAGTACTGTAAGgaagaagatagaaaatacaGTTTTCAAAAAGGCCCTGTAAATAGAGAGTTAGATTGTTTTAATactggaagagggagagagactcaAGATGGACAAGTCAAAGAACCTTTTAAACCGTCTAAGAAAGACAGCATTGCCTGTACTTATCCAAATAAAAATGATGTTGATTTGAGGTCTAGTAATGACAAacggaaggaaaaaataaagaaagaaggggaTTGCAGAAAAGAGAGCAATTCTTCCAGTAACCAACTTGATAAAAGTCAAAAACTTTCTGATGTGAAACCCTCGCCTATCAATCTTAGGAAGAAATCACTTACAGTTAAAGTAGATGTGAAGAAAACAGTAAATACATTCAg GAAAAGTGAGAACTTTCATCCAGTGTTTGAACATCTTGACTCAACTCAGAATACTGAAAACAAACCTACAGGAGAATTTGCTCAGGAAATCATAACAATAATCCATCAAGTTAAAG CAAATTATTTTCCATCACCTGGTATTACTTTACATGAGCGTTTCTCAACAATGCAGGATACACACAAGGCAGATGTAAATGAAATTACATTGAATTCAGATCCAGAAATACACAG GAGAATAGATATGTCTTTGGCCGAGCTTCAGAGTAAACAAGCTGTGATCTATGAATCGGAACAG ACTCTGATCAAAATAATAGATCCGAATGACCTACGACATGACATTGAAAGAAGGCGAAAAGAACGGTTACAGAATGAAGATGAGCACATTTTTCACATAGCTAGTGCTGCAGAGAG GGAAGATCAGAGTTCCAGTTTTTCAAAG
- the BCLAF3 gene encoding BCLAF1 and THRAP3 family member 3 isoform X5 gives MARSRSRSPRWKHRSLSPVPRNAEHYKQRHSHGHYGCEYRKDPKRPVAWRMDSEKHGQSKPRIPSRGNIYYQSYEHRSPSPNIRNSLENVYMYKPHRGYSPGRGDSNRRAQYMPKYSEGIPYKEHERNSYPQKVQGGYSPDDHRVRGSGKGGKPPQRSIADSFRFEGKWHEDELRHQRIQEEKYSQSTRRGSEDFETRSSFQKRYPEDRDFRKYGHTSKRPKDVERYESREPARNPKWKPEHSLPPYQEDTDQWNLGPQTYRHAEREHPETSSATKVSYDYRHKRPKLSDGDQDFSDGRTQKYCKEEDRKYSFQKGPVNRELDCFNTGRGRETQDGQVKEPFKPSKKDSIACTYPNKNDVDLRSSNDKRKEKIKKEGDCRKESNSSSNQLDKSQKLSDVKPSPINLRKKSLTVKVDVKKTVNTFRVASSYSTERQMSHDLVAVGRKSENFHPVFEHLDSTQNTENKPTGEFAQEIITIIHQVKANYFPSPGITLHERFSTMQDTHKADVNEITLNSDPEIHRRIDMSLAELQSKQAVIYESEQTLIKIIDPNDLRHDIERRRKERLQNEDEHIFHIASAAEREDQSSSFSKVKNVHTDGFQKPMHFIKSNLKKCIEKPYMNYTTQRKDIITHKPFQVEGNRRNTRVRPFKEYTDVATGI, from the exons GTCTTTATCGCCAGTACCTAGAAATGCTGAACACTACAAGCAAAGACATTCTCACGGGCATTATGGCTGTGAATATAGGAAGGATCCAAAAAGACCCGTCGCTTGGAGAATGGACAGTGAGAAACATGGACAGAGTAAACCAAGGATTCCCTCTCGTGGAAATATATATTACCAGTCTTATGAACATAGATCACCTTCCCCTAACATAAGAAACtctttagaaaatgtttatatgtataaGCCTCACCGAGGATATTCGCCTGGAAGAGGGGACAGTAACAGGAGAGCTCAGTATATGCCCAAATACTCAGAGGGTATACCCTACAAAGAGCATGAGAGGAATTCTTATCCCCAGAAAGTGCAAGGAGGGTATAGTCCTGATGACCACAGAGTTAGAGGAAGTGGAAAAGGAGGGAAACCACCTCAGAGGTCAATAGCAGATTCTTTTAGATTTGAAGGAAAGTGGCATGAAGATGAGTTGAGGCACCAGAggatacaagaagaaaaatactcCCAGTCAACTAGAAGAGGCTCTGAAGACTTTGAGACAAGGAGCTCATTTCAGAAGAG GTATCCTGAGGATCGTGATTTCAGAAAATATGGACACACATCAAAAAGACCTAAAGACGTGGAGAGGTATGAAAGCAGAGAGCCTGCCAGGAATCCAAAGTGGAAGCCCGAGCATTCCCTCCCACCTTACCAAGAGGACACAGACCAGTGGAACCTTGGGCCCCAGACTTATCGACATGCTGAGAGGGAACACCCAGAGACCAGTTCAGCAACCAAAGTATCCTATGACTATCGTCACAAACGTCCTAAGCTCTCGGATGGGGACCAGGACTTTTCTGATGGGAGAACTCAGAAGTACTGTAAGgaagaagatagaaaatacaGTTTTCAAAAAGGCCCTGTAAATAGAGAGTTAGATTGTTTTAATactggaagagggagagagactcaAGATGGACAAGTCAAAGAACCTTTTAAACCGTCTAAGAAAGACAGCATTGCCTGTACTTATCCAAATAAAAATGATGTTGATTTGAGGTCTAGTAATGACAAacggaaggaaaaaataaagaaagaaggggaTTGCAGAAAAGAGAGCAATTCTTCCAGTAACCAACTTGATAAAAGTCAAAAACTTTCTGATGTGAAACCCTCGCCTATCAATCTTAGGAAGAAATCACTTACAGTTAAAGTAGATGTGAAGAAAACAGTAAATACATTCAg GGTTGCTTCTAGCTATTCCACAGAGAGACAGATGTCACATGATTTGGTTGCTGTTGGCAGGAAAAGTGAGAACTTTCATCCAGTGTTTGAACATCTTGACTCAACTCAGAATACTGAAAACAAACCTACAGGAGAATTTGCTCAGGAAATCATAACAATAATCCATCAAGTTAAAG CAAATTATTTTCCATCACCTGGTATTACTTTACATGAGCGTTTCTCAACAATGCAGGATACACACAAGGCAGATGTAAATGAAATTACATTGAATTCAGATCCAGAAATACACAG GAGAATAGATATGTCTTTGGCCGAGCTTCAGAGTAAACAAGCTGTGATCTATGAATCGGAACAG ACTCTGATCAAAATAATAGATCCGAATGACCTACGACATGACATTGAAAGAAGGCGAAAAGAACGGTTACAGAATGAAGATGAGCACATTTTTCACATAGCTAGTGCTGCAGAGAG GGAAGATCAGAGTTCCAGTTTTTCAAAGGTAAAGAATGTTCATACTGATGGATTCCAAAAACCCatgcattttataaaatcaaatttaaaaaaatgtattgaaaaaccTTACATG
- the BCLAF3 gene encoding BCLAF1 and THRAP3 family member 3 isoform X8, with translation MARSRSRSPRWKHRSLSPVPRNAEHYKQRHSHGHYGCEYRKDPKRPVAWRMDSEKHGQSKPRIPSRGNIYYQSYEHRSPSPNIRNSLENVYMYKPHRGYSPGRGDSNRRAQYMPKYSEGIPYKEHERNSYPQKVQGGYSPDDHRVRGSGKGGKPPQRSIADSFRFEGKWHEDELRHQRIQEEKYSQSTRRGSEDFETRSSFQKRYPEDRDFRKYGHTSKRPKDVERYESREPARNPKWKPEHSLPPYQEDTDQWNLGPQTYRHAEREHPETSSATKVSYDYRHKRPKLSDGDQDFSDGRTQKYCKEEDRKYSFQKGPVNRELDCFNTGRGRETQDGQVKEPFKPSKKDSIACTYPNKNDVDLRSSNDKRKEKIKKEGDCRKESNSSSNQLDKSQKLSDVKPSPINLRKKSLTVKVDVKKTVNTFRVASSYSTERQMSHDLVAVGRKSENFHPVFEHLDSTQNTENKPTGEFAQEIITIIHQVKANYFPSPGITLHERFSTMQDTHKADVNEITLNSDPEIHRRIDMSLAELQSKQAVIYESEQTLIKIIDPNDLRHDIERRRKERLQNEDEHIFHIASAAEREDQSSSFSKNYTTQRKDIITHKPFQVEGNRRNTRVRPFKEYTDVATGI, from the exons GTCTTTATCGCCAGTACCTAGAAATGCTGAACACTACAAGCAAAGACATTCTCACGGGCATTATGGCTGTGAATATAGGAAGGATCCAAAAAGACCCGTCGCTTGGAGAATGGACAGTGAGAAACATGGACAGAGTAAACCAAGGATTCCCTCTCGTGGAAATATATATTACCAGTCTTATGAACATAGATCACCTTCCCCTAACATAAGAAACtctttagaaaatgtttatatgtataaGCCTCACCGAGGATATTCGCCTGGAAGAGGGGACAGTAACAGGAGAGCTCAGTATATGCCCAAATACTCAGAGGGTATACCCTACAAAGAGCATGAGAGGAATTCTTATCCCCAGAAAGTGCAAGGAGGGTATAGTCCTGATGACCACAGAGTTAGAGGAAGTGGAAAAGGAGGGAAACCACCTCAGAGGTCAATAGCAGATTCTTTTAGATTTGAAGGAAAGTGGCATGAAGATGAGTTGAGGCACCAGAggatacaagaagaaaaatactcCCAGTCAACTAGAAGAGGCTCTGAAGACTTTGAGACAAGGAGCTCATTTCAGAAGAG GTATCCTGAGGATCGTGATTTCAGAAAATATGGACACACATCAAAAAGACCTAAAGACGTGGAGAGGTATGAAAGCAGAGAGCCTGCCAGGAATCCAAAGTGGAAGCCCGAGCATTCCCTCCCACCTTACCAAGAGGACACAGACCAGTGGAACCTTGGGCCCCAGACTTATCGACATGCTGAGAGGGAACACCCAGAGACCAGTTCAGCAACCAAAGTATCCTATGACTATCGTCACAAACGTCCTAAGCTCTCGGATGGGGACCAGGACTTTTCTGATGGGAGAACTCAGAAGTACTGTAAGgaagaagatagaaaatacaGTTTTCAAAAAGGCCCTGTAAATAGAGAGTTAGATTGTTTTAATactggaagagggagagagactcaAGATGGACAAGTCAAAGAACCTTTTAAACCGTCTAAGAAAGACAGCATTGCCTGTACTTATCCAAATAAAAATGATGTTGATTTGAGGTCTAGTAATGACAAacggaaggaaaaaataaagaaagaaggggaTTGCAGAAAAGAGAGCAATTCTTCCAGTAACCAACTTGATAAAAGTCAAAAACTTTCTGATGTGAAACCCTCGCCTATCAATCTTAGGAAGAAATCACTTACAGTTAAAGTAGATGTGAAGAAAACAGTAAATACATTCAg GGTTGCTTCTAGCTATTCCACAGAGAGACAGATGTCACATGATTTGGTTGCTGTTGGCAGGAAAAGTGAGAACTTTCATCCAGTGTTTGAACATCTTGACTCAACTCAGAATACTGAAAACAAACCTACAGGAGAATTTGCTCAGGAAATCATAACAATAATCCATCAAGTTAAAG CAAATTATTTTCCATCACCTGGTATTACTTTACATGAGCGTTTCTCAACAATGCAGGATACACACAAGGCAGATGTAAATGAAATTACATTGAATTCAGATCCAGAAATACACAG GAGAATAGATATGTCTTTGGCCGAGCTTCAGAGTAAACAAGCTGTGATCTATGAATCGGAACAG ACTCTGATCAAAATAATAGATCCGAATGACCTACGACATGACATTGAAAGAAGGCGAAAAGAACGGTTACAGAATGAAGATGAGCACATTTTTCACATAGCTAGTGCTGCAGAGAG GGAAGATCAGAGTTCCAGTTTTTCAAAG